The DNA window GGCATTATTTCGGGAGTGGCTATCACCACATCGTAATCAACCCATTCTTCTTTTAGTATCTTGTTTATAAGGTCTTCACCACCTACAAAGTCAGCACCAGCTTCTTGAGCTATCCTTTGCTGTTCACCTTCCGCCAAGACAAGCACCTTGATGTCCTTCCCAAGACCGTGAGGAAGAACTAACGAGCCTCTTACCATTTGGTCAGCATACTTTGGATCAACACCCAATCTGATAGCAAGTTCCACAGTTTCATCAAATTTAGCCCCAGCTTCTTGATGTATCCTCTTGAGAATTTGAACAGCCTCTTCAACGGTATATTGTCTATTCCTGTCAAAAAGCTCCATTGCCTTTTTGTATCTCTTTCCTTCCTTCATGGCTCTACTCCTTCCATCCTTCTATTTCTATTCCCATACTCCTCGCTGTTCCCGCTATACTCCTCATAGCTGCATTTATGTCCTGCGTATTCATGTCTTTGAGCTTAATGCTGGCTATCTCTCTAAGTTGTTGTAGTGTGATCTTACCCACCTTCTGCTTTTTGGGATCTCCAGAACCTTTCTGCAGTTTCGCCGCCTTCTTGAGGAGGTAGGATGCGGGGGGTGTTTTCATTATAAAGGTAAAGCTCCTGTCTTGGTATATGGTGATCACTACAGGTACTACAGTTCCAGGCTCAAATTCCTTGCTGGCGGCATTGAACTGCTTTACGAATTCCATTATGTTTACTCCGTGTTGTCCCAACGCAGGACCTACAGGTGGCGCAGGTGTCGCCTGCCCGGCGGGAAGCATAAGCTCCACCGTAGCACTTACTTTTTTAGCCATATCTTTCCTCCTACAACTTCTCTACTTGTGAAAAGTCAAGTTCTACAGGTGTCAATCTTCCGAATATACTTATCAGCACCACTA is part of the Hydrogenobacter sp. genome and encodes:
- the rplK gene encoding 50S ribosomal protein L11: MAKKVSATVELMLPAGQATPAPPVGPALGQHGVNIMEFVKQFNAASKEFEPGTVVPVVITIYQDRSFTFIMKTPPASYLLKKAAKLQKGSGDPKKQKVGKITLQQLREIASIKLKDMNTQDINAAMRSIAGTARSMGIEIEGWKE
- the rplA gene encoding 50S ribosomal protein L1, encoding MKEGKRYKKAMELFDRNRQYTVEEAVQILKRIHQEAGAKFDETVELAIRLGVDPKYADQMVRGSLVLPHGLGKDIKVLVLAEGEQQRIAQEAGADFVGGEDLINKILKEEWVDYDVVIATPEIMPKVAKLGKILGPKGLMPNPKTGSVTSNIKQAVEEAKRGRVEFRVDKTGNVHIPIGKISFEEDKLIQNAYMAIDAIVKAKPSGAKGQYVRSITLSSTMSPGVRVDIAQTLRRLQELAA